One window from the genome of Leucobacter aridicollis encodes:
- the metX gene encoding homoserine O-acetyltransferase MetX — protein MDWQTPEDSFPTDFITDAQLRALMGRPPISGGWRDGDPVGNRQFVSIGSLTTEAGEELPHVRIAYETFGELNEARDNAILVFHALTGDSHLVGAATAGHPTDGWWSEIVGPGRPLDTNRYCIIAPNVLGGCQGSTGPGSLAADHREWGARFPYLTVRDQVAAATKFADALGVDRFAAVIGGSMGGMHALEWGIINQDRTERLAVIAAPPVTTADQIGLNLVQLEAIRSDPSYHGGDYYDAPDGIGPHHGLATARRLALLNYRSNTELDDRFGRSWQSAVSPLGGGGRFAVESYLDFHGNKFTRRFDANSYVTLVQAMNSHDVGRGRGGVRAALQTLEIPTLVLGIPSDRLFTIEGQDEIARHTPGSLDGTQATRIDSPYGHDSFLIEFELVGAQLNRLLAL, from the coding sequence ATGGACTGGCAGACCCCCGAGGACTCGTTCCCGACCGATTTCATCACCGACGCGCAGTTGCGCGCACTCATGGGTCGACCGCCAATCTCAGGTGGCTGGCGCGACGGCGATCCTGTGGGCAACCGACAGTTCGTGTCGATCGGCTCGCTGACGACAGAGGCGGGCGAGGAGCTCCCCCACGTGCGCATCGCCTACGAGACGTTTGGCGAGCTCAATGAGGCTCGCGACAACGCCATCCTTGTCTTCCATGCGCTCACTGGGGACAGTCACCTTGTGGGGGCTGCGACAGCCGGTCACCCGACTGATGGCTGGTGGAGCGAGATCGTCGGGCCGGGCCGTCCGCTCGACACAAACAGGTACTGCATCATCGCCCCGAATGTGCTCGGAGGCTGCCAGGGCTCGACCGGGCCCGGCTCACTCGCGGCCGACCACCGCGAGTGGGGCGCCCGGTTCCCGTACCTCACGGTTCGCGACCAGGTGGCTGCAGCGACCAAGTTTGCTGACGCGCTCGGTGTTGATCGGTTCGCCGCCGTCATTGGTGGCTCGATGGGCGGAATGCATGCGCTCGAGTGGGGAATCATCAATCAGGATCGCACCGAGCGCCTTGCAGTGATCGCCGCACCGCCAGTGACGACTGCCGATCAGATTGGGCTGAACCTCGTGCAGCTCGAGGCGATTCGCTCAGACCCGTCGTACCACGGCGGCGACTATTACGATGCTCCCGACGGGATCGGCCCGCATCATGGACTCGCGACGGCACGCAGGCTCGCGCTGTTGAACTACCGCAGCAACACCGAACTGGACGACAGGTTTGGTAGGTCGTGGCAGTCGGCGGTGAGCCCGCTCGGCGGCGGCGGCCGCTTCGCAGTCGAGTCATACCTCGACTTTCACGGCAACAAGTTCACTCGGCGGTTCGATGCGAACAGCTACGTGACACTCGTACAGGCAATGAACTCTCACGATGTCGGCCGAGGCAGGGGTGGCGTACGGGCTGCATTGCAGACGCTCGAGATCCCGACCCTTGTCCTCGGAATTCCGAGCGATCGCCTCTTCACGATCGAGGGCCAGGACGAGATCGCACGGCACACGCCCGGCAGCCTCGACGGTACCCAGGCGACGCGGATCGACTCCCCCTACGGGCACGACTCATTCCTCATCGAGTTCGAGCTCGTCGGCGCGCAACTCAACAGGCTGCTCGCCCTGTAG
- a CDS encoding bifunctional o-acetylhomoserine/o-acetylserine sulfhydrylase: MTDKTAWGFETKQIHAGQEPDPTTGSRALPIHQTTAFVFDSTEQAANRFALAEFGPIYTRITNPTQDVAEQRIAALEGGTAALLLSSGQAASTFAVLNIANSGDHIVSSAAIYGGTYNLFKYSLAKLGIEVTFVEDQDDPAEWQRAVRPNTKLFFAESIANPRTKILDIRAVADVAHENHLPLIVDNTVASPFLVRPLEHGADVVLHSVTKFLGGHGTTLGGAIVDGGSFPWSENVDKFPGLTEPDPSYNGVSYTGAVGDSIAYVIKARVQLLRDLGSAIAPQSAWQLLQGVETLSLRMERHTQNAQNVAEWLDSHDDVASVYYAGLPTDPSYAAANVYAPKGVGAVLSFELKGGVEAGKAFVNSLELFSHVANIGDVRSLVIHPASTTHSQLTPEQQLSGGVTPGLVRLSVGLEHIDDIKADLEVGFAAARKVVAAAAA, encoded by the coding sequence ATGACTGACAAGACCGCATGGGGTTTTGAAACCAAGCAGATTCACGCAGGCCAGGAGCCTGATCCGACAACGGGGTCGCGCGCACTGCCAATCCATCAGACCACTGCTTTCGTCTTCGATAGCACCGAGCAGGCCGCGAACCGCTTCGCCCTTGCCGAGTTCGGTCCGATCTACACCCGCATCACGAATCCGACTCAGGATGTCGCCGAGCAGCGCATCGCCGCGCTTGAGGGCGGCACTGCGGCGCTGCTGCTGTCGAGCGGTCAGGCTGCGTCGACCTTCGCGGTGCTGAACATCGCGAACTCGGGCGACCACATCGTCTCGTCTGCTGCCATTTACGGCGGCACCTACAACCTCTTCAAGTACTCGCTCGCCAAGCTCGGCATTGAGGTCACGTTTGTTGAGGATCAGGACGATCCGGCCGAGTGGCAGCGCGCCGTTCGCCCGAACACGAAGCTCTTCTTCGCGGAATCGATCGCGAACCCCCGCACGAAGATTCTCGACATCCGTGCCGTTGCTGACGTCGCTCACGAGAACCACCTCCCGCTCATCGTCGACAACACTGTCGCGAGCCCGTTCCTCGTCCGTCCACTTGAACACGGCGCCGATGTTGTGCTGCACTCGGTCACCAAGTTCCTTGGCGGTCACGGCACGACGCTCGGCGGCGCGATCGTCGATGGCGGCTCGTTCCCGTGGTCTGAGAATGTCGACAAGTTCCCTGGCCTCACCGAGCCTGATCCCTCGTACAACGGCGTGAGCTACACGGGTGCCGTTGGCGACAGCATCGCGTATGTCATCAAGGCCCGTGTTCAGCTGCTGCGCGATCTCGGTTCGGCAATCGCCCCACAGAGCGCCTGGCAGCTGCTGCAGGGCGTCGAGACGCTGTCGCTGCGCATGGAGCGCCACACTCAGAACGCACAGAATGTGGCGGAATGGCTCGACTCGCACGACGACGTTGCCTCGGTCTACTACGCTGGCCTGCCGACTGACCCCAGCTACGCTGCGGCGAACGTTTACGCCCCGAAGGGCGTGGGCGCTGTGCTCTCGTTCGAGCTGAAGGGCGGCGTTGAGGCTGGCAAGGCGTTTGTGAACAGCCTTGAGCTGTTCAGCCACGTCGCGAACATCGGCGACGTGCGTTCGCTCGTCATCCACCCGGCATCGACGACGCACTCTCAGCTCACTCCTGAGCAGCAGCTGTCGGGCGGCGTGACCCCCGGCCTCGTGCGCCTCTCAGTCGGCCTCGAGCACATCGACGACATCAAGGCTGATCTTGAGGTCGGCTTCGCGGCGGCACGAAAGGTCGTAGCCGCTGCCGCTGCCTAG
- a CDS encoding ABC transporter ATP-binding protein encodes MQAHASSKRADIGDPEFEGPIAELSGVTRFFPGPPPVNALRGVDLTVDRGDYLAIIGPSGSGKSTMLNTLGLLDRPSTGTFLFEGIDVAGLSEDERAGLRSRAIGFVFQSFHLMPTRTVLENVMLAGTYAGLSREEREPLARRALDRVRLSHRIDSTPNTLSGGERQRVAIARAVCTSPRLLLADEPTGNLDRANSRAIMALFDELSRDGLTIVMITHDEAVAEAAGRRVRINDGELTVIE; translated from the coding sequence GTGCAGGCGCATGCATCCTCGAAGCGCGCGGACATCGGGGACCCGGAGTTCGAGGGCCCCATCGCCGAACTGAGCGGAGTGACCCGGTTCTTCCCGGGCCCTCCCCCAGTGAACGCCTTGCGCGGAGTCGACCTCACTGTCGACCGCGGCGACTATCTCGCAATCATCGGCCCGTCGGGCTCGGGAAAGTCGACGATGCTCAATACCCTCGGCCTCCTCGATCGGCCAAGTACAGGCACGTTCCTGTTTGAGGGGATCGACGTCGCTGGGCTCAGCGAGGACGAGCGTGCGGGTCTCCGCTCGCGGGCAATCGGCTTCGTCTTCCAGTCGTTCCATCTCATGCCGACCCGAACCGTGCTCGAGAACGTCATGCTGGCAGGAACATATGCCGGACTCAGCCGCGAGGAGCGGGAGCCGTTGGCGCGGCGGGCGCTCGATCGGGTGCGGCTTTCGCACCGCATCGATTCGACGCCGAACACGTTGTCGGGCGGCGAGCGCCAGCGTGTCGCGATCGCTCGCGCCGTCTGCACGTCCCCTCGCCTCCTCCTCGCTGACGAGCCAACGGGCAACCTGGACCGGGCAAATTCTCGGGCAATCATGGCGCTCTTCGACGAACTCTCACGCGATGGCCTGACGATCGTGATGATCACGCACGACGAGGCTGTGGCTGAGGCCGCCGGCCGCCGAGTCCGGATCAATGACGGAGAGCTTACGGTGATCGAATGA
- a CDS encoding ABC transporter permease — MKPNQRGWRGRKRRETSPAGASASPEITLEELTQGLSTDSEQPEKKRQRLFASRRARKQQDARAPRSTISRGDLVREALEGVGSRPSRLLITLAGTVLGIASLVATIGFAQTAGGQIAQQFDALSATRVTVEPGKAKAAGGKERATARLPWDAADRVRDLAGVEHAALYAKLDNVKDVVTVRVNDPSAAAKAAPPVVAASPELLDTVAGHISAGRFFDAGHDDRGDRVVVLGKDAAERLGVNRVSGQPAIFIEERAYTVIGILDKVGTRNTLLDSVIVPVNTARGELGLTAANSLDIRIAVGAGDVVARQAPIALDPNAPDAFKVSAPSSANALREGVEADVNVLFLAIGIVALIGGGIGIASVTLMSVTERRGEIGLRRALGARTRDIAGQFMIESVTTGLLGGLMGVVVGMFALIGVCLVQQWTPVLAPWAAPLGVAVGALVGLAAGSYPAMKAAKIEPVDALRDA, encoded by the coding sequence ATGAAGCCCAATCAGCGCGGTTGGCGCGGTAGAAAGCGGCGTGAGACTTCACCGGCAGGCGCTTCGGCTTCACCGGAGATCACGCTCGAGGAGCTCACGCAGGGCCTGTCAACGGATTCCGAGCAGCCGGAGAAGAAGCGGCAGCGCCTGTTTGCGTCGCGTCGTGCCCGCAAGCAGCAGGACGCCCGCGCCCCCAGGTCGACGATCTCGCGCGGCGACCTCGTTCGAGAAGCGCTCGAGGGCGTCGGGTCTCGCCCCTCTCGCCTACTCATCACCCTCGCGGGTACAGTGCTCGGCATCGCCTCTCTCGTCGCGACGATCGGGTTCGCGCAAACTGCGGGCGGTCAGATCGCTCAGCAGTTCGATGCACTCTCGGCGACCCGGGTGACTGTCGAACCTGGCAAGGCGAAGGCAGCTGGCGGCAAAGAGCGTGCGACTGCCCGCCTGCCGTGGGACGCGGCAGACAGGGTTCGCGACCTCGCTGGCGTCGAGCACGCGGCGCTCTATGCCAAGCTCGACAACGTCAAAGACGTCGTGACCGTACGCGTCAACGACCCGTCGGCGGCGGCGAAGGCAGCACCCCCGGTGGTGGCTGCGTCGCCAGAACTGCTCGACACTGTCGCCGGTCACATCAGCGCTGGCCGCTTCTTTGACGCTGGCCATGACGACCGTGGAGACCGGGTTGTCGTGCTGGGCAAGGACGCCGCCGAACGCCTCGGCGTGAACCGGGTGAGCGGTCAGCCTGCAATCTTTATCGAGGAGCGCGCCTACACGGTGATCGGGATCCTCGACAAGGTCGGCACCCGAAACACCCTCCTCGACTCAGTGATTGTCCCTGTCAACACGGCTCGCGGTGAGCTCGGCCTCACGGCCGCGAACAGCCTCGACATCAGGATCGCCGTCGGGGCAGGAGACGTCGTCGCGAGGCAGGCACCGATCGCACTCGACCCCAACGCCCCAGACGCGTTCAAGGTATCCGCACCGTCGAGTGCGAATGCGCTCAGGGAAGGCGTCGAGGCTGACGTCAACGTGCTCTTTCTCGCAATCGGCATCGTCGCGCTCATCGGCGGTGGCATCGGCATCGCGAGCGTCACGCTGATGTCAGTGACCGAACGCCGCGGTGAGATCGGCCTCCGTCGAGCGCTCGGCGCGCGCACAAGAGACATCGCCGGCCAGTTCATGATCGAGTCAGTGACCACAGGACTCCTCGGTGGGCTCATGGGAGTTGTGGTTGGCATGTTCGCACTCATCGGCGTCTGTCTCGTGCAGCAATGGACGCCAGTGCTCGCCCCGTGGGCAGCCCCGCTCGGCGTGGCCGTCGGAGCGCTTGTCGGGCTCGCTGCCGGCAGCTACCCAGCAATGAAGGCAGCGAAGATCGAACCTGTCGACGCGCTCCGCGACGCGTAA
- a CDS encoding hemolysin family protein produces the protein MSDWLGILWLVLLLAANAFFVAAEFAVISARRSQIEPRAEAGSKSAKTALFAMEHATLMLATCQLGITVCSLVILNVSEPAIHHLLAGPLEWTGMSVEVAGITAFALTLLLVTYLHVVFGEMVPKNAAFTLPDRAVLLLAPPLVAISRVLRPIITALNAIANGVLRMFGVEPKSETTSTFTLEEVASIVDHSRREGVLEDRSGALTAAFEFTSKRAGDVLVPIDRLVVLPPGSTPADVEAAVARHGFSRYPIVDAEGALVGYAHIKDLVRIGESWINEPIPPKRVREIVTMRVDSELEDVLSHMQRRGIHMARVVDAQGVELGAVFLEDVIEELVGEIQDATRRQRYEE, from the coding sequence ATGAGTGACTGGCTCGGAATTCTCTGGCTCGTGCTGCTGCTCGCCGCGAACGCCTTCTTTGTCGCCGCGGAGTTCGCGGTGATCTCGGCACGGCGGTCGCAGATCGAACCACGCGCGGAAGCTGGCTCTAAGAGCGCGAAGACAGCCTTGTTCGCGATGGAACATGCGACGCTGATGCTCGCGACGTGCCAGCTTGGTATTACGGTCTGCTCGCTCGTGATCCTGAACGTATCGGAGCCCGCGATCCACCACCTGCTCGCCGGTCCGCTTGAGTGGACAGGGATGAGTGTCGAGGTCGCTGGTATTACCGCGTTTGCACTGACGCTGCTTCTCGTTACCTACCTTCACGTTGTCTTCGGCGAGATGGTTCCGAAGAATGCCGCGTTCACCCTCCCTGATCGCGCCGTGCTGTTGCTTGCACCACCGCTCGTGGCGATCTCACGCGTGCTCCGTCCGATCATCACCGCGCTCAACGCGATCGCAAACGGCGTGCTTCGCATGTTCGGCGTCGAGCCGAAGTCTGAGACGACAAGCACGTTCACGCTTGAAGAGGTCGCGAGTATCGTCGACCACTCGCGTCGGGAGGGAGTGCTTGAGGATCGCTCTGGCGCGCTGACCGCGGCCTTCGAGTTCACCTCGAAGCGTGCAGGCGACGTGCTCGTGCCGATCGATAGGCTTGTTGTGCTCCCTCCGGGGTCGACCCCGGCCGACGTCGAGGCAGCGGTGGCCCGTCACGGGTTCTCGCGCTACCCGATCGTTGACGCCGAGGGCGCGCTCGTCGGCTACGCGCACATCAAGGACCTTGTGCGCATCGGCGAGAGCTGGATCAACGAGCCGATCCCGCCAAAGCGGGTGCGTGAGATTGTCACGATGCGCGTCGATTCGGAGCTTGAGGACGTGCTCTCGCACATGCAGCGTCGCGGCATTCACATGGCGCGTGTTGTCGATGCCCAAGGCGTCGAGCTCGGAGCCGTCTTCCTTGAAGACGTCATCGAGGAGCTCGTCGGCGAGATCCAGGATGCGACGAGGCGCCAACGCTACGAGGAATAG